The Amblyomma americanum isolate KBUSLIRL-KWMA chromosome 3, ASM5285725v1, whole genome shotgun sequence genome window below encodes:
- the LOC144124065 gene encoding solute carrier family 22 member 4-like, with protein sequence MAVLMLRRLPSKDMLVSESFDCYDAFGHGKFQMRLMLLCSLGAFLANAHGLSFSMISRDVGYTCKLPSLFNDSAVTGNNASTSLEPGGQSNQCLAFEDPDDPDNTRRVSCQEWEYDEEWKKTTVVSEWDLVCQRKWLLLFMSLLQNVGATLFIPTVGPLADRVGRVPVLLASALVLAVCTAGGCLATTYRTLAVSLFLSSGSSALIMALSAISLFEVTAHSNRPLHIIVTATLGLVFSDFWYFSIIPANISWRLKNALFLLPPMLLIPLFYFMYESPRWLVAKGRFERAEAVMLAAAEMNYYPLPNAGFLLGKLQMHGPRNVNRRSTIIEDLLSAYSIRLRAVIIYGLFFSNTLASYVVSFSTSVQYKPRLPYVSFATNLACYALLHLLIRRLTMLTVITTWFAVLCLISFLLSLTVAVGQQVIVEALVFLETGFYYSGAVTFFVYAFELFPTALRATAVSCAFASARVGALCSCFALPLKVAGHEDVALAVAGCLLLATVISLRRLPPATAVECSKMASRRSSAAVRQMFIEHMKTSLEPRPEDLTSKD encoded by the coding sequence ATGGCCGTTCTCATGTTAAGGCGACTGCCGTCGAAAGATATGCTTGTAAGCGAGTCTTTCGACTGTTACGACGCCTTCGGACACGGAAAGTTCCAGATGCGACTGATGCTCCTCTGCTCCCTCGGCGCCTTTTTGGCCAACGCGCATGGCTTGTCCTTTTCAATGATTTCGAGAGACGTGGGGTACACCTGCAAGCTTCCTTCGCTCTTCAACGACTCTGCAGTCACCGGCAACAACGCGAGTACCTCTCTGGAGCCTGGCGGGCAGTCCAACCAATGCCTCGCCTTCGAAGACCCGGACGACCCCGACAATACAAGGAGAGTTTCCTGCCAGGAGTGGGAATACGACGAAGAGTGGAAAAAAACAACCGTCGTGAGTGAGTGGGACTTGGTGTGCCAGCGGAAGTGGCTTCTCCTTTTCATGAGTCTGCTGCAAAACGTTGGCGCCACTCTTTTCATACCGACGGTTGGGCCCTTGGCGGACAGAGTCGGTCGGGTACCTGTCCTCCTAGCGTCCGCTCTGGTGCTGGCGGTCTGTACAGCTGGGGGCTGCCTCGCCACGACTTACAGGACGCTCGCGGTTAGCTTGTTTTTGAGCTCTGGTAGCTCCGCCTTGATAATGGCCCTCTCTGCTATCTCACTCTTCGAGGTAACTGCCCACAGCAATAGACCCCTCCACATCATCGTCACCGCCACACTCGGCCTCGTGTTCTCTGATTTCTGGTACTTCAGCATAATACCTGCGAACATATCTTGGCGACTAAAGAATGCATTATTCCTTCTACCACCAATGCTCTTGATTCCCCTTTTTTACTTCATGTACGAGTCGCCGCGTTGGCTGGTCGCAAAGGGTCGTTTCGAGAGGGCGGAAGCTGTCATGTTGGCCGCCGCTGAGATGAACTACTATCCTTTACCGAATGCGGGTTTCCTGTTGGGGAAGCTGCAGATGCATGGGCCCCGGAATGTTAACCGCCGCTCGACCATTATAGAAGACCTGCTCAGTGCGTATTCCATCCGGCTGCGCGCCGTCATAATATACGGTCTCTTCTTCTCCAACACCTTAGCCTCGTACGTCGTGAGTTTTTCCACGTCGGTGCAGTACAAACCTCGGCTTCCGTACGTCTCCTTCGCCACCAACTTAGCGTGCTACGCTTTGTTGCATCTTCTCATCAGGAGACTAACCATGCTGACAGTTATCACAACGTGGTTTGCGGTGCTTTGCCTTATCAGCTTCCTGTTAAGTCTGACCGTCGCCGTCGGCCAACAAGTAATCGTCGAGGCACTGGTCTTCCTGGAAACGGGCTTCTATTACTCCGGTGCCGTGACCTTCTTCGTCTACGCCTTCGAGCTGTTCCCGACTGCGCTGCGTGCTACCGCCGTGAGCTGCGCTTTCGCCAGCGCCCGCGTCGGTGCCCTCTGCTCTTGCTTCGCCCTGCCACTCAAGGTCGCTGGCCACGAAGACGTGGCGCTAGCCGTGGCTGGCTGTCTGCTGCTGGCGACTGTGATCAGCCTGCGCCGCCTTCCACCCGCCACCGCGGTCGAGTGCTCGAAGATGGCGAGTAGGCGCAGCTCGGCTGCGGTCAGGCAGATGTTCATCGAGCATATGAAGACCTCGCTGGAGCCGCGGCCGGAAGATTTAACGTCGAAGGATTAG